One Pseudomonas sp. FP1742 genomic window carries:
- the xdhC gene encoding xanthine dehydrogenase accessory protein XdhC gives MYNWIDALADLQTRGEPCVLVTIIEELGSTPRNAGSKMVISATQTFDTIGGGHLEYKAMQIGREMLASGRQDTHLERFSLGASLGQCCGGVTVLLFEPMGQVQAQIAVFGAGHVGRALVPLLASLPCRVRWIDSREAEFPEQIPHGVRKIVTEEPLDEVDDLPAGSYCIVMTHNHQLDLELTAAILKRNDFAYFGLIGSKTKRVKFEHRLRDRGFDSAVLQRMRCPMGLGEVKGKLPVEIAISIAGEIIATYNANFGLHTASAGSSIAKLLPASRRSQASN, from the coding sequence ATGTACAACTGGATCGACGCCCTCGCCGACCTGCAAACCCGGGGTGAACCCTGTGTGTTGGTGACCATCATCGAAGAGCTCGGCTCGACGCCGCGCAATGCCGGCTCGAAGATGGTCATCAGCGCCACGCAAACGTTCGACACCATCGGTGGCGGGCATCTGGAATACAAGGCCATGCAGATCGGCCGCGAGATGCTTGCCAGCGGCCGGCAGGACACTCATCTGGAGCGCTTCAGCCTCGGCGCCAGCCTGGGTCAGTGTTGCGGTGGCGTGACCGTGTTGCTGTTCGAACCGATGGGTCAGGTCCAGGCGCAGATTGCGGTGTTCGGCGCCGGCCACGTCGGTCGGGCGCTGGTGCCGCTGCTCGCCAGCCTGCCCTGCCGGGTGCGCTGGATCGATTCGCGGGAAGCCGAATTCCCCGAGCAGATCCCACACGGCGTGCGCAAAATCGTCACCGAAGAGCCGCTGGATGAAGTCGATGACCTGCCCGCCGGCAGCTATTGCATCGTCATGACCCACAACCACCAGCTCGACCTTGAACTCACCGCCGCGATTCTCAAACGCAACGACTTCGCCTACTTCGGCCTGATCGGTTCGAAGACCAAACGGGTGAAGTTCGAACACCGCCTGCGTGATCGTGGTTTCGACAGCGCCGTGCTGCAACGCATGCGCTGCCCGATGGGGCTGGGCGAAGTCAAAGGCAAGTTGCCTGTAGAAATTGCCATCTCCATCGCCGGCGAAATCATCGCCACCTATAACGCGAATTTCGGCCTGCACACCGCCAGCGCCGGATCATCGATCGCCAAACTGCTGCCTGCTTCACGCCGCAGCCAAGCTTCTAACTGA
- the xdhB gene encoding xanthine dehydrogenase molybdopterin binding subunit: protein MSNHHAVEKTQAELAELFAKDLTTGVGRSVKHDSAAKHVSGEAQYIDDRLEFPNQLHVYARLSDRAHAKIISIDTKPCYAFEGVRIAITHEDVPGLKDIGPLLPGDPLLAIDDVQFVGQPVLAVAAKDLETARKAAMAAIIEYEDLEPVLDVVEALRKRHFVLDSHTHQRGDSANALATAEHRIQGTLHIGGQEHFYLETQISSVMPTEDGGMIVYCSTQNPTEVQKLVAEVLDVSMNKIVVDMRRMGGGFGGKETQAASPACLCAVIAHLTGQPTKMRLPRVEDMLMTGKRHPFYIEYDVGFDSTGRLHGIALELAGNCGCSPDLSASIVDRAMFHADNSYYLGDATINGHRCKTNTASNTAYRGFGGPQGMVAIEEVMDAIARHLGLDPLAVRKANYYGKTERNVTHYYQTVEHNMLEEMTAELEESSQYAERREAIRRYNANSPILKKGLALTPVKFGISFTASFLNQAGALIHVYTDGSIHLNHGGTEMGQGLNTKVAQVVAEVFQVEMDRVQITATNTDKVPNTSPTAASSGADLNGKAAQNAAEIIKKRLVEFAARQYKVSEEDVEFHNGHVRVRDHILTFEALIQQAYFAQVSLSSTGFYKTPKIYYDRSQARGRPFYYYAFGAACAEVIVDTLTGEYKMLRTDILHDVGASLNPAIDIGQVEGGFIQGMGWLTMEELVWNDKGKLMTNGPASYKIPAVADMPLDLRVKLVENRKNPEDTVFHSKAVGEPPFMLGIAVWCAIKDAVASLGDYRHQPKIDAPATPERVLWGCEQMRRLKAVKAVETEPELASL from the coding sequence ATGTCTAATCATCACGCCGTAGAGAAGACCCAAGCCGAACTGGCTGAATTGTTCGCCAAGGACCTGACCACCGGCGTCGGCCGCAGCGTCAAGCACGACAGCGCCGCCAAGCATGTGTCCGGAGAAGCGCAGTACATCGACGATCGGCTGGAATTCCCCAATCAGCTGCACGTTTACGCACGGCTGTCGGACCGCGCCCACGCGAAAATCATCAGCATCGATACCAAGCCCTGCTACGCCTTTGAAGGCGTGCGCATCGCCATCACCCACGAAGACGTGCCGGGCCTCAAAGACATCGGCCCGCTGTTGCCGGGGGATCCGCTGCTGGCCATCGATGACGTGCAGTTCGTTGGTCAACCGGTGCTCGCTGTCGCGGCGAAAGACCTGGAAACCGCGCGCAAAGCCGCGATGGCGGCGATCATCGAATACGAAGACCTCGAACCGGTTCTGGACGTGGTCGAAGCCCTGCGCAAACGCCATTTCGTGCTCGACAGCCATACCCACCAGCGTGGCGATTCGGCCAATGCCTTGGCCACTGCCGAGCATCGCATCCAGGGCACGCTGCACATCGGCGGCCAGGAACACTTTTATCTGGAAACCCAGATCTCTTCGGTGATGCCAACTGAAGACGGCGGGATGATTGTTTACTGCTCGACCCAGAACCCCACCGAAGTGCAGAAACTGGTGGCGGAAGTGCTGGACGTGTCGATGAACAAGATCGTCGTCGACATGCGCCGCATGGGCGGTGGTTTCGGCGGCAAGGAAACCCAGGCGGCCAGCCCGGCGTGCCTGTGCGCGGTGATCGCGCACCTGACCGGTCAACCCACCAAAATGCGCCTGCCACGGGTCGAAGACATGCTGATGACCGGCAAGCGTCACCCGTTCTACATTGAATACGACGTGGGCTTCGACAGCACCGGTCGCCTGCACGGCATTGCTCTGGAACTGGCTGGTAACTGCGGTTGCTCGCCGGACCTGTCGGCGTCGATTGTCGACCGTGCGATGTTCCATGCCGACAACTCTTATTACCTGGGCGATGCGACCATCAACGGTCACCGCTGCAAGACCAACACCGCGTCGAACACCGCTTACCGTGGCTTCGGCGGCCCGCAAGGCATGGTCGCCATCGAAGAAGTGATGGACGCGATTGCCCGGCATTTGGGCCTCGATCCCCTGGCGGTGCGCAAGGCCAATTACTATGGCAAGACCGAACGCAACGTCACCCATTACTACCAGACCGTCGAGCACAACATGCTCGAGGAAATGACCGCCGAACTGGAAGAAAGCAGCCAGTACGCCGAGCGCCGCGAAGCGATCCGTCGCTACAACGCCAACAGCCCGATCCTGAAAAAAGGCCTGGCACTGACCCCGGTCAAATTCGGCATTTCCTTCACCGCCAGTTTCCTCAATCAGGCCGGTGCGCTGATCCACGTCTACACCGACGGCAGCATCCACCTGAACCACGGCGGCACCGAGATGGGCCAGGGCCTCAACACCAAGGTTGCACAAGTGGTGGCTGAAGTATTCCAGGTGGAAATGGACCGGGTTCAGATCACCGCGACCAACACCGACAAAGTGCCGAACACCTCGCCGACCGCCGCTTCCAGCGGCGCCGACCTCAACGGTAAAGCCGCACAGAATGCCGCGGAAATCATCAAGAAACGCCTGGTGGAATTTGCCGCGCGGCAATACAAGGTCAGCGAAGAAGACGTGGAATTCCACAACGGGCATGTGCGGGTTCGCGATCACATCCTGACGTTCGAAGCGCTGATCCAGCAGGCGTATTTCGCCCAGGTATCGCTGTCGAGTACCGGTTTCTACAAGACCCCGAAAATTTACTACGACCGCAGTCAGGCTCGCGGTCGGCCGTTCTACTACTACGCCTTTGGCGCGGCCTGCGCCGAGGTGATCGTCGACACCCTGACCGGCGAGTACAAGATGCTGCGCACCGATATCCTCCACGACGTCGGCGCCTCGCTGAACCCGGCCATCGACATCGGCCAGGTCGAGGGCGGCTTCATCCAGGGCATGGGCTGGCTGACCATGGAAGAACTGGTGTGGAACGACAAAGGCAAACTGATGACCAACGGCCCGGCCAGCTACAAGATCCCGGCCGTGGCAGACATGCCGTTGGACCTGCGGGTGAAGCTGGTGGAAAACCGCAAGAACCCGGAAGACACGGTGTTCCATTCCAAGGCCGTGGGTGAGCCACCGTTCATGCTCGGCATCGCCGTGTGGTGCGCGATCAAGGACGCCGTGGCGAGCCTGGGCGACTACCGGCATCAACCGAAAATCGACGCGCCGGCGACGCCGGAGCGGGTGTTGTGGGGCTGTGAGCAGATGCGGCGGTTGAAGGCGGTGAAGGCCGTCGAAACTGAGCCAGAGTTGGCTTCGCTCTAG
- the xdhA gene encoding xanthine dehydrogenase small subunit encodes MIQFLLNQELRSEHALDPNLTVLNYLREHVGKPGTKEGCASGDCGACTVVVGELQTDESGREHIRYRSLNSCLTFVSSLHGKQLISVEDLKHQGQLHSVQKAMVECHGSQCGFCTPGFVMSLFALQKNSDQPDSHKAHEALAGNLCRCTGYRPILAAAEQSCCDKQPDQFDARETQTIARLKAIAPTDIGELNSGDKRCLVPLTVADLADLYDAYPQARLLAGGTDLALEVTQFHRTLPVMIYVGNVAEMKRIERFDDRLEIGAATALSDCYDALKAEYPDFGELLQRFASLQIRNQGTLGGNIGNASPIGDSPPLLIALGAQIVLCKGQTRRTLALEDYFIDYRVTARQESEFIEKIIVPRASAEQLFRAYKVSKRLDDDISAVCAAFNLRIDNGVVADARVAFGGMAAIPKRAKNCEAALVGAPFNNATIERACAALAEDFTPLSDFRASKEYRLLSAQNLLRKYFIELQTPHIETRVTAYV; translated from the coding sequence GTGATCCAGTTTTTATTAAACCAGGAACTCCGTAGCGAGCACGCCCTGGACCCGAACCTGACCGTGCTCAATTACCTGCGCGAACATGTGGGCAAACCCGGCACCAAAGAAGGCTGCGCCAGCGGTGACTGTGGCGCGTGCACTGTGGTGGTCGGCGAACTGCAAACAGACGAAAGCGGCCGCGAACACATTCGCTATCGCAGCCTCAACTCGTGCCTGACCTTTGTTTCGTCGCTGCACGGCAAGCAACTGATCAGCGTCGAAGACCTCAAGCACCAAGGCCAACTGCACAGCGTGCAAAAAGCCATGGTCGAGTGCCACGGCTCGCAATGCGGCTTCTGCACACCGGGCTTTGTCATGTCGCTGTTCGCCCTGCAAAAGAACAGCGATCAACCGGACTCCCACAAGGCCCACGAAGCCCTGGCCGGCAACCTCTGCCGCTGCACCGGTTATCGGCCGATCCTGGCCGCCGCCGAGCAATCCTGCTGCGACAAGCAACCGGATCAGTTCGATGCTCGCGAAACGCAAACCATCGCTCGCCTGAAAGCCATCGCCCCCACCGACATCGGTGAACTCAACAGTGGCGACAAACGCTGCCTGGTGCCGTTGACCGTGGCCGATCTGGCCGATCTCTACGACGCTTATCCACAGGCCCGCCTGCTGGCCGGCGGTACCGACCTGGCGCTGGAAGTCACCCAGTTCCACCGCACCTTACCGGTGATGATCTATGTCGGCAACGTCGCCGAAATGAAGCGCATCGAACGCTTCGACGATCGCCTGGAAATCGGCGCCGCCACCGCCCTCTCCGACTGTTACGACGCTTTGAAGGCCGAGTACCCGGACTTCGGCGAATTGCTGCAGCGCTTCGCCTCCCTGCAGATTCGCAACCAGGGCACCCTGGGCGGCAACATCGGCAACGCCTCGCCGATCGGCGACTCGCCACCGCTGCTGATCGCCCTCGGCGCGCAGATCGTGCTGTGCAAAGGCCAGACTCGCCGCACCCTGGCCCTGGAAGATTACTTCATCGATTACCGGGTCACCGCGCGTCAGGAAAGCGAGTTCATCGAGAAGATCATCGTGCCCCGCGCCAGCGCTGAACAACTGTTCCGTGCCTACAAGGTGTCGAAGCGTCTGGACGACGACATTTCCGCAGTCTGCGCAGCCTTCAACCTGCGCATCGACAATGGCGTAGTCGCCGATGCCCGCGTTGCTTTCGGCGGCATGGCGGCGATCCCGAAACGCGCGAAGAACTGCGAAGCCGCGCTGGTTGGCGCACCGTTCAACAACGCCACCATTGAACGCGCCTGCGCCGCACTGGCCGAAGATTTCACACCGCTCTCGGACTTCCGCGCCAGCAAGGAATACCGCCTGCTCAGCGCGCAGAACCTGCTGCGCAAATACTTCATCGAACTGCAAACACCGCACATCGAGACTCGGGTGACCGCTTATGTCTAA
- a CDS encoding GntR family transcriptional regulator yields the protein MTFKAPDSLAEQIAHHLAERIIRGEMKPGERIQEQKVTLALNVSRGSVREALLILERRHLIAILPRRGAHVTELTAHKVKSLCALMSELYILLGNAVASGWQVQADMAPFLQIQQRLTASYERQDIRTFVDDSFSVMRAAYPFANNPYLQETVENLQPAMSRAYFLALDQRKASMSEFLELFERLLAAVLARDFAQIRVVLTAYAQRSCDLVVSALTVA from the coding sequence ATGACGTTCAAGGCGCCGGACAGCCTCGCCGAGCAAATCGCTCACCACCTCGCCGAACGTATCATTCGCGGCGAAATGAAGCCGGGGGAGCGCATCCAGGAACAGAAGGTCACGCTGGCCCTCAATGTCAGCCGCGGTTCGGTCCGTGAGGCCTTGTTGATCCTCGAGCGTCGCCACTTGATCGCGATTTTGCCGCGACGTGGCGCCCACGTGACCGAACTGACGGCGCACAAGGTAAAGAGCCTGTGCGCGCTGATGAGCGAGTTGTACATCTTGCTCGGCAATGCCGTGGCCAGCGGCTGGCAGGTCCAGGCCGACATGGCGCCGTTCCTGCAGATCCAGCAGCGCCTGACCGCCAGCTACGAACGCCAGGACATCCGTACGTTCGTCGACGACAGCTTCAGCGTGATGCGCGCTGCGTATCCGTTCGCCAACAACCCGTACTTGCAGGAAACCGTCGAGAATCTGCAGCCGGCCATGAGCCGCGCGTATTTCCTCGCGCTGGACCAGCGCAAGGCCTCGATGAGCGAGTTCCTGGAACTGTTCGAACGCCTGCTGGCCGCCGTGCTGGCCCGTGATTTTGCGCAGATCCGCGTGGTGCTGACAGCGTATGCCCAGCGCAGTTGTGATCTGGTGGTTTCTGCGTTGACGGTCGCTTAA
- the smc gene encoding chromosome segregation protein SMC, with translation MRLKCIKLAGFKSFVDPTTVNFPSNMAAVVGPNGCGKSNIIDAVRWVMGESSAKNLRGESMTDVIFNGSTSRKPVSQASIELVFDNSDGTLLGEWAAYAEISIRRKVTRDSQTTYYLNGTKCRRRDITDIFLGTGLGPRSYSIIEQGMISKLIESKPEDLRNFIEEAAGISKYKERRRETENRIRRTHENLARLTDLREELERQLERLHRQAEAAKKYQEYKGEERQLKAQLSALRWQALNEQVGQREAIIGTQEITFEALVAEQRNADAAIERLRDGHHDLSERFNLVQGRFYSVGGDIARVEQSIQHGQQRLRQLQDDLKEAERARLETESHLGHDRTLLLTLGEELDMLTPEQEVTSAAAEEAAAALEESETTMHGWQEQWDTFNLTAAEPRRQAEVQQSRIQQLETSMERLADRQKRLAEERALLSADPEDAAIMELSEQLAASEATLEDLQASEEAQVERLEQLRQELQQALSAQQQAQGDLQRLNGRLASLEALQQAALDPGTGTAEWLREQHLADRPRLAEGLKVEAGWELAVETVLGADLQAVLVDDFGDFDLAGFAQGDLRLLSPASDGVRMPGSLLDKVEAQIDLSPWLGQVKPVDSLEQALALRGQLAAGQSLISRDGYWVGRHFLRVRRASEAESGVLARGQEIQRLGLEREEREATVETLETQLQNLRAQQRQQENGREHLRRLLQDEARQQGELKAQLSAGKAKVEQLTLRRTRLDEELTELSEQRALEHENIGEARLQLQEALDSMALDTEQRELLLAQRDSLRERLDRVRQEARQHKDHAHQLAVRLGSLKAQHDSTRQALERLEMQSERLTEKREQLSLNLEEGEAPLEELRLKLEELLDKRMTVDEELKTAQIAMEDADRELRDAEKRRTQAEQQSHLIRSQLEQQRMEWQALTVRRKTLQDQLLEDGYDLNGVLATLVAGVSEKDAEEELERIAARVQRLGAINLAAIDEYQQQSERKRYLDAQNDDLVEALDTLENVIRKIDKETRNRFKDTFDQINGGLQALFPKVFGGGRAYLELTGEDLLDTGVTIMAQPPGKKNSTIHLLSGGEKALTALALVFAIFKLNPAPFCMLDEVDAPLDDANVGRYARLVKEMSQTVQFIYITHNKIAMEMADQLMGVTMHEPGCSRLVAVDVEEAMAMVDA, from the coding sequence GTGCGGCTCAAGTGCATCAAGCTGGCGGGGTTCAAATCCTTCGTCGACCCGACCACGGTGAACTTCCCCAGTAACATGGCGGCGGTGGTCGGGCCCAATGGTTGCGGCAAGTCGAACATCATCGACGCCGTGCGCTGGGTGATGGGCGAGAGCTCGGCCAAGAACTTGCGCGGCGAGTCGATGACCGACGTCATCTTCAACGGTTCCACCAGCCGTAAACCGGTGAGCCAGGCGAGCATCGAGCTGGTGTTCGATAACTCCGACGGCACCTTGCTCGGCGAATGGGCGGCCTATGCGGAAATTTCCATTCGCCGCAAAGTGACCCGCGACAGCCAGACCACCTACTACCTCAACGGCACCAAATGCCGCCGCCGCGATATCACCGACATCTTTCTGGGTACCGGCCTCGGCCCGCGCAGCTATTCGATTATCGAGCAGGGGATGATCTCCAAGCTGATCGAGTCCAAGCCCGAAGACCTGCGCAATTTCATCGAAGAAGCCGCCGGTATTTCCAAGTACAAGGAGCGTCGGCGCGAGACTGAAAACCGTATTCGCCGCACCCACGAAAACCTTGCCCGCCTGACCGACCTGCGCGAAGAGCTCGAGCGTCAGCTTGAACGCTTGCACCGCCAGGCCGAGGCCGCCAAGAAGTATCAGGAATACAAGGGCGAAGAGCGTCAGCTCAAGGCCCAGTTGTCGGCCCTGCGCTGGCAAGCGCTGAACGAGCAGGTCGGCCAGCGCGAAGCGATTATCGGCACCCAGGAAATCACTTTCGAAGCGCTGGTGGCCGAGCAACGCAATGCCGACGCGGCCATCGAGCGCCTGCGTGACGGTCATCACGACCTGTCCGAGCGCTTCAATCTGGTGCAGGGGCGCTTCTATTCGGTCGGCGGCGACATCGCTCGGGTCGAGCAGAGCATCCAGCACGGCCAGCAGCGCTTGCGTCAATTGCAGGATGACCTGAAAGAAGCCGAGCGCGCGCGGCTGGAAACCGAGTCTCACCTGGGCCACGACCGCACCTTGCTGCTGACCCTGGGCGAAGAGCTGGACATGCTCACGCCGGAACAGGAAGTCACCAGCGCCGCCGCCGAAGAGGCCGCTGCCGCACTGGAAGAATCCGAGACCACCATGCACGGCTGGCAGGAGCAGTGGGACACCTTCAACCTCACCGCCGCCGAGCCGCGTCGCCAGGCGGAAGTTCAGCAGTCGCGGATCCAGCAGCTGGAAACCAGCATGGAGCGTCTGGCCGATCGCCAGAAGCGTCTGGCCGAAGAGCGTGCGTTGCTTTCGGCGGACCCGGAAGATGCGGCGATCATGGAACTCAGCGAGCAATTGGCCGCGAGTGAAGCGACGCTGGAAGATTTGCAGGCCAGTGAAGAGGCTCAGGTCGAACGCCTTGAGCAACTGCGTCAGGAGTTGCAGCAAGCCCTTTCGGCGCAGCAGCAGGCCCAGGGTGATTTGCAGCGGCTCAACGGTCGGCTGGCCTCGCTGGAAGCCTTGCAGCAAGCCGCGCTCGATCCGGGCACCGGCACTGCCGAATGGCTGCGCGAACAGCACCTGGCGGATCGTCCGCGTCTGGCCGAAGGCCTGAAGGTTGAGGCCGGGTGGGAGCTGGCGGTGGAAACCGTACTCGGCGCCGACCTGCAAGCGGTGCTGGTGGACGACTTCGGTGATTTCGATCTGGCCGGGTTTGCCCAAGGCGATTTGCGCCTGCTCAGCCCGGCCAGCGATGGCGTGCGCATGCCCGGCAGTCTGCTCGACAAGGTTGAGGCGCAAATCGATCTGTCGCCGTGGCTGGGGCAGGTCAAACCGGTCGACAGTCTGGAACAGGCCCTGGCCTTGCGCGGGCAATTGGCCGCCGGGCAAAGCCTGATCAGCCGCGACGGTTACTGGGTCGGCAGGCACTTTTTACGCGTGCGTCGGGCCAGTGAAGCGGAAAGCGGCGTGCTTGCCCGTGGCCAGGAAATCCAGCGCCTGGGCCTTGAGCGCGAAGAGCGTGAAGCCACGGTCGAAACCCTGGAAACCCAACTTCAGAATCTCAGGGCGCAGCAGCGTCAGCAGGAAAACGGCCGCGAACATTTGCGCCGTCTGCTGCAAGACGAAGCCCGTCAGCAAGGCGAATTGAAAGCCCAGTTGTCCGCCGGCAAAGCCAAGGTCGAACAGTTGACCCTGCGCCGCACCCGTCTCGATGAAGAGCTCACCGAGCTGAGCGAGCAGCGTGCCCTGGAACACGAAAATATCGGTGAAGCGCGCCTGCAATTGCAGGAAGCCCTCGACAGCATGGCGCTGGACACCGAGCAGCGCGAGTTGCTGCTGGCCCAGCGCGACAGTCTGCGCGAGCGTCTCGACCGGGTGCGTCAGGAAGCCCGGCAGCATAAGGATCATGCACATCAATTGGCGGTACGCCTTGGTTCGCTGAAGGCCCAACACGATTCCACTCGTCAGGCCCTTGAGCGCCTGGAAATGCAGTCCGAGCGCCTGACCGAGAAGCGCGAACAGCTGAGCCTCAACCTGGAGGAGGGCGAGGCACCGCTGGAAGAGTTGCGGCTCAAGCTCGAAGAGTTGCTCGACAAACGCATGACCGTCGACGAAGAACTCAAGACCGCGCAAATCGCCATGGAAGACGCCGACCGCGAACTGCGCGACGCCGAAAAGCGCCGGACCCAGGCCGAGCAGCAATCCCATTTGATTCGCAGCCAGCTCGAACAGCAGCGTATGGAATGGCAAGCGCTGACGGTGCGGCGCAAGACCTTGCAGGATCAATTGCTCGAAGACGGCTACGACCTCAATGGCGTACTCGCCACCCTGGTGGCCGGAGTCAGCGAGAAGGACGCCGAAGAAGAACTCGAACGCATTGCCGCGCGGGTTCAGCGCCTGGGCGCGATCAACCTCGCGGCCATCGACGAATACCAGCAACAATCCGAGCGTAAACGTTATCTGGATGCCCAGAACGACGATCTGGTGGAGGCGCTGGACACCCTCGAGAACGTGATCCGCAAGATCGACAAGGAAACCCGAAATCGCTTCAAAGATACCTTTGATCAGATCAATGGCGGTTTACAGGCCCTTTTTCCAAAAGTTTTCGGTGGAGGACGCGCGTATTTGGAACTGACGGGCGAAGATCTACTCGATACAGGGGTAACGATCATGGCGCAGCCGCCTGGAAAGAAGAACAGCACCATCCATTTGCTCTCCGGTGGCGAAAAAGCCCTGACCGCATTGGCCCTGGTATTTGCCATCTTCAAGTTGAATCCGGCGCCGTTCTGCATGCTCGATGAGGTTGACGCGCCATTGGATGACGCTAACGTTGGACGCTACGCACGGCTGGTCAAAGAAATGTCGCAGACGGTGCAGTTCATTTATATCACCCACAACAAAATCGCCATGGAAATGGCTGATCAACTGATGGGGGTTACGATGCACGAGCCGGGTTGCTCGCGTCTGGTGGCGGTGGATGTGGAGGAGGCGATGGCCATGGTGGACGCCTGA
- the zipA gene encoding cell division protein ZipA: MEIGLREWLIVIGIIVIAGILFDGWRRMRGGKGKLKFRLDRSLSNLPDEDTSAELLGPPRVLDTQKEPQLDEHDLPSVSMPAREPRESGSKRGKRGHGEPSQGDMNLSLDLDGGPSFSSRDDFPDDTKSASPADKEQPQAEEVLVISVICRDPAGFKGPALLQNILESGLRFGEMDIFHRHESMAGNGEVLFSMANAVKPGVFDLDDIDHFSTPAVSFFLGLPGPRHPKQAFDVMVAAARKLSQELNGELKDDQRSVLTAQTIEHYRQRIVEFERRALTQKR; the protein is encoded by the coding sequence ATGGAAATCGGTCTGCGCGAGTGGCTGATCGTCATCGGCATTATTGTCATTGCCGGTATTCTTTTCGATGGCTGGCGCCGCATGCGCGGCGGCAAGGGGAAACTGAAATTCCGTCTCGACCGAAGTCTGTCCAACCTGCCGGACGAGGACACCAGCGCCGAGCTGTTGGGGCCGCCCCGCGTGCTGGACACCCAGAAAGAACCGCAGTTGGACGAGCACGACCTGCCGTCGGTGAGCATGCCTGCCCGTGAGCCCCGCGAGTCGGGTTCCAAGCGCGGCAAGCGTGGTCATGGCGAGCCGTCGCAAGGCGATATGAACCTCAGCCTGGACTTGGACGGCGGCCCGAGCTTCAGCAGCCGTGACGATTTCCCGGATGACACCAAGTCCGCCAGCCCTGCCGACAAAGAGCAGCCGCAAGCCGAAGAAGTGCTGGTAATCAGCGTGATCTGCCGCGACCCGGCCGGCTTCAAGGGCCCGGCGCTGTTGCAGAACATTCTGGAAAGCGGTCTGCGTTTCGGCGAGATGGACATTTTCCACCGCCACGAAAGCATGGCTGGTAACGGCGAAGTGCTGTTCTCGATGGCCAACGCGGTCAAGCCGGGCGTCTTCGATCTGGACGACATCGATCATTTCAGCACTCCGGCGGTGAGCTTCTTCCTCGGTCTGCCAGGCCCGCGTCATCCGAAGCAAGCCTTCGACGTGATGGTCGCGGCGGCGCGCAAGCTGTCCCAGGAGCTGAACGGCGAGCTGAAAGACGACCAGCGCAGCGTGCTGACCGCCCAGACGATTGAGCACTACCGTCAGCGCATCGTCGAGTTCGAGCGTCGCGCCCTGACCCAGAAGCGTTGA